In the Candidatus Bipolaricaulota bacterium genome, TCATGCGGCGCAACGACGGTTCCGGTGAGCATGAGAGACTCGTCGGGCTGGGAAAGGATTTCTGGTCCCTGTTCGAAGGGCTCGGGGACGCGGCTTACCTCATCGAGACAAGCACGGGAAAGATCTTAGCCGCCAACGCCCAAGCGGCCGCCCAGACCGGCTACTCGACCGACGAGCTCGTCGGGATGAACATCGTCGATGACTTGAGCGTCGATCCCCCTCCTGTTTCGTTGGAAGAGGTTGGAAAGAGGTTTTCCCGCGGAAAGACCGTTCGGTTCGTACACAAGAAGCGAAGGAAGGACGGAAGCATCTACTGGGATGAGGTGACCGTTGCCCCCCTCCCGTTTCCTGGGATTCACGTTTCGTTGAACCGCGGCCCCCCTCCCGTTTCCTGGGATTCACGTTTCGTTGAACCGCGACATCACCGAGCAAATAAACAAGGAAAAGTTCATTCAACAGGAGCAGAGCCAGCTTCGCGCCATCTTCGACAGCATCAATGCAATTATCTATGTCGCTGATCCCTACACCCACGAGATCCTGTATATCAACAAGTACTTTCGCGACATGATCGGTAAAAATCCGGTGGGAAGGCTCTGCTACGAAGAGTTCCAGGGCAGGAGCGAGCCGTGCGAGTTCTGCACCAATGACATCATTCTCAAAAACAAGGGGAAACCATATCAGTGGGAATACCACAATCCGGTCTACGACCGCGATTATCTCATTGTAGATCGCATCATTACCTGGCCGGACGGTCGTGATGTACGGTTCGAAGTGGCATTCGACATCACCGACCAAAAAGCAGTCGCGGAGGAGCTGCGCGAGCGGGAGGAGCTTTACAAGGCGTTGTTCGAACAGCTGAGCGACGCTCTGTTCTTGGAGAGTCTCGACGGGAAGATCCTCGCGGTGAACGAGAGCACGTGTCGGCTCCTCGGCTATTCGCGCGATGAGCTGACCCAATTGACGGTGGGCGATCTTGTCCCTGAGGGGGGGAAGAAGTTCCTCCCCGAGCTGATCGACGAAGAGACGATGGCCGGAAAGGCGTTGGAGACCGTGAACCGCCGCAAGGACGGAACGCTCGTCCCAGTGGAGTTGCGGGGGCGGATCATTGAAATCCACGGGGCTAAGCGCATGCTCGTCAGCCTGCGCGACATCAGCGCGCGGGTACGGGTCCGTCGGGTGGAAGAGATCCTGCAGCGGATCACCGAAGCGGCGAATGCAGCGGAGAACCTCGATTCCCTGTTCTCTAAGATCAGGGAGATCCTGAGCGTGATGATGGACACGACCAACTTCCGCATCGCGCTTTACGACGAGAAGGAAAACACGATCTTCATGCCCTACATGGTCGATGAGAAGGATACTTATCATTCATTCGTGGCCGCGAATTCCTCCACCGCGTACGTGATCAAGAGCGGTCGCCCCCTTCTGATCACAACCCGCAACCGCGCCCAATTGACGAAAAAACTCGGGCTCGAGCCGGTGGGAGCGGTGGCGAAGGCATGGCTCGGGGTCCCGCTCAGGGTGGAAGATCGAGTGGTCGGAGCGGTGGTCGTGCAGAGCTATACCGACCCGGATGCGTACGGGGATGACGATATCGGGATCCTGGAGACCGTCTCCGACCAGATAGCGATGGCAATCGTCCGCGAGCGGGCGCGGGAAGCGCTGCGTGAGAGCGAGGCCCGCTACCGGAGCATCTTTTCCGCCACCACTGATGCGATCCTCGTCTTTGACCAGGACGGGAACATCGTCGAGGCGAACCCGGCCGCCTACCGGATGTACGGCTATGCGGAGGGAGAACTGATCGGGCTTTCCGCCGACAAGATCGTCCATCCCGATTACTATCATGGGTTCAAGAATTTCAAGAACGGGATAAATGCCGGCGTTTTCGTCTCCGACTCGGTCAACCTCCGCAAGGACGGGACCCCGTTCCCGGTCGAGGTACACGGAGTTGGGTTCATCTTTCAAGGGGAACCCCATCTCCTCTCCATCACCCGCGATATCTCCGCTCGCATCGCTGCTGAGAAGGAGCTCGAGAAATCGCAGCGGAAGATCGAGCTTCTGCACGACGTTGCCCATGTCCTCGAATCGCTAGAGGACGAGGAAGAGGTGTATACCCACACGGTGCACGCCGCTGAGGAGATCCTCGGGTTCCCGCTCTGCACCCTCGACATCCGCGAGGGGGATGCCCTCGTCACTAAGGCGACATCTAAGGGCCTCCCCGCAGGGGCGAGCCAGTCCGTCGCCCTGTCCGAGGAGTCCCTCGCCACCAAGACATACCGTACCGGGAAGACTTACGTGATCAACAAGATAGAGGATGATACAGCAGCCCGGCCGACTCGGACGGACTTTCGTTCCGGAATCAGCGTTCCAATCGGGAAATTCGGGGTGTTCCAGGTGGCAGCGCGGGAGGAGAACGCCTTCTCCCCCGAGGACGTTCGCCTTCTCGAGCTCCTCATCGGCCATACCACCCAGGCGATCGGGCGGATTCGCCTCCAGCGGGAACTGCGGGAGCAGGCGATCCGCGATCCGCTCACCGGGGTCTACAACCGCCGTTACTTCAACGAGGTGGTGGAGCGGGAGCTCGTCCGCGCCAAACGCTACGATCACCCGATCGGATTCTTGATGATCGACGTCGACGGGTTCAAAGCGATCAACGATCGGTTCGGACATCAGACCGGGGACAAGATCCTGCGGGCAGTCGCTGATCTGCTCGTCGCTCAGGTGCGCGAGACCGATCTCGTCGTCCGCTACGGTGGGGATGAGTTTCTTGTTATGCTGATCGAGACGAACGGCCAGACCGAGGCGATAACCAAGAGGATTCAGGACGCTGTCGCTGCGCGGAACAAGACGGACGAGCTGATCCCGGTTACCCTGTCGATCGGCGCCGCCCACTGGAGCCCGGGGGATGATCTCCCGATCGAACAGGTCCTCGCCCGGGCGGATCAG is a window encoding:
- a CDS encoding PAS domain S-box protein, whose translation is MRRNDGSGEHERLVGLGKDFWSLFEGLGDAAYLIETSTGKILAANAQAAAQTGYSTDELVGMNIVDDLSVDPPPVSLEEVGKRFSRGKTVRFVHKKRRKDGSIYWDEVTVAPLPFPGIHVSLNRGPPPVSWDSRFVEPRHHRANKQGKVHSTGAEPASRHLRQHQCNYLCR
- a CDS encoding PAS domain S-box protein; amino-acid sequence: MNRDITEQINKEKFIQQEQSQLRAIFDSINAIIYVADPYTHEILYINKYFRDMIGKNPVGRLCYEEFQGRSEPCEFCTNDIILKNKGKPYQWEYHNPVYDRDYLIVDRIITWPDGRDVRFEVAFDITDQKAVAEELREREELYKALFEQLSDALFLESLDGKILAVNESTCRLLGYSRDELTQLTVGDLVPEGGKKFLPELIDEETMAGKALETVNRRKDGTLVPVELRGRIIEIHGAKRMLVSLRDISARVRVRRVEEILQRITEAANAAENLDSLFSKIREILSVMMDTTNFRIALYDEKENTIFMPYMVDEKDTYHSFVAANSSTAYVIKSGRPLLITTRNRAQLTKKLGLEPVGAVAKAWLGVPLRVEDRVVGAVVVQSYTDPDAYGDDDIGILETVSDQIAMAIVRERAREALRESEARYRSIFSATTDAILVFDQDGNIVEANPAAYRMYGYAEGELIGLSADKIVHPDYYHGFKNFKNGINAGVFVSDSVNLRKDGTPFPVEVHGVGFIFQGEPHLLSITRDISARIAAEKELEKSQRKIELLHDVAHVLESLEDEEEVYTHTVHAAEEILGFPLCTLDIREGDALVTKATSKGLPAGASQSVALSEESLATKTYRTGKTYVINKIEDDTAARPTRTDFRSGISVPIGKFGVFQVAAREENAFSPEDVRLLELLIGHTTQAIGRIRLQRELREQAIRDPLTGVYNRRYFNEVVERELVRAKRYDHPIGFLMIDVDGFKAINDRFGHQTGDKILRAVADLLVAQVRETDLVVRYGGDEFLVMLIETNGQTEAITKRIQDAVAARNKTDELIPVTLSIGAAHWSPGDDLPIEQVLARADQAMYREKRTDG